The genomic stretch TTAATTTCCTGCTTTCTGAAGTATAGTAAATATTTGCATTCTTTGCTTTCAGAAATTTTTTTAATGTGTCGGTGGTATTAAATTTTTTTGTTACATCGTATACATATTCCTGTAAACAAAGAATATCTGGTTGTTCCTCTTCAAGCAAATTAAAAATTTGATTTTTAATACTGAAGTTATATTCCCATCGTTTTCCGTAATTATATAGGTCAAAATTCCTGACATTAAATGATGAAACTTTAATTGCATCGTACAATTCTTTTTCATTATATACTTTACTTGTTTGGATATATTTGAAAACATTGTTAATACCTATGATTATAACAAATGCTGAAAGCAGAGCGTATTTCTTCCTTACAAGAAGCCAAAAAATGATAAATAAAAAATTTGCTAGAAAAATAATTGGGTAAGCAATGCCGAGAAAAGCTATTGGCCAGAATTTAGCAGGACTGATATAAACAGCTACATATGATAAAAGTAAGAATACAGCAATGAAAATATTAAGTAAAAATATCAGTTTAATTATAAAACCCGGTTTTCCTTTTGCTGACATCAAATAATTTTATCAGTTTAATACTTATTTTATCTCATATCGTTTTCTTCAACATCAGGATAATCGGCTTTGTTGAATATGAATATACTATCATTCATGGCAACATTTGTAACGAATGAAGTAACCGTATAAGAATAGGTTGATCCGTTTTTATCGTAAATAACAGTGCTAACTATTTGTTTCAATGTATTGTCAATATATAAACGGACTTTGTAATACGATTTTGTTTTTATCGGAACAAGGTCGATGATTTGAAGTGTTTTACCTAACTGAACTGTTTCTTTAATGAATTTTGGTTTGAAATTCGTACTGTAATTGTTTAAAATCGTAGTCGGATTTGCAGCATCTTCCTGTGTCGAAACATTATTTATATTTACTTCATTATCATCTTCAATGTATGTCCATACAGTAGTTCCGTTGCAAAAAACAATTTGACCGCCTATTTCGAGGCGATATTTATTTCCCTTAACCTGTATTACTCCTGTTTTTGTTTCATTAACATTGGTTTTGGTATTGGTCATGTTATATGAAAAGCCTATTTTCATTGAAGTATATGACTTCATTTTTGCACTTACTGCATCGAGAATGGGTTTGGCTTTGGTGTCTTCCTGTGCAAAAATGTTATTTGAACAGAAAAAAATTATTGAAAAAATAATTGCAAAGTTTTTTAATGATTTCATGATATGAGTTAGTTTTAACGTTATAGGCATTTCAAAAATTGTTCCAAATGTTCAAGGTCTTTAATTTTAACTTCACGGGCTTTGCTTCCTTCAAAAGGCCCTATTATACCTACAGCCTCCAACTGGTCAACTATTCTTCCGGCGCGATTATATCCCAGTTTTAATTTACGTTGTAGTAATGATGTAGAACCTTGCTGATGAGAAACGATTATATGTGCAGCTTCTTCAAATAATTCATCTCTTTCAGAGGGGTCCATATTTTTATTAGGTTCTTCTCCATTTTCTTCGTTGAACTCAGGAAGGCTAAATGCATTCGGATATCCACGCTGACTTCCTATGAATTCAGTTATTCTTTCTACTTCATGAGTGTCAACAAAAGCACATTGTAATCGGATTAAGTCGCTTCCTGTTGAAAGCAACATATCACCGCGACCAATTAGCTGGTCGGCACCACCGGTATCAAGAATTGTACGTGAATCGATTTTTGAAATAACACGGAATGCAAGTCTTGCCGGGAAATTTGCTTTTATTGTACCCGTTATTATGTTTACTGATGGTCTTTGAGTGGCTATAATTAAATGTATCCCGATTGCTCTTGCAAGCTGTGCTAAACGCGTAATTGGCGTTTCCACTTCTCTGCCTGCAGTAATAATAAGGTCGGCAAATTCATCAACAACCAAAACAATGTATGGAAGGAAGCGATGACCTTCTTCCGGATTTAATTTTCTGCCAATGAATTTTTCATTATACTCTTTAATATTTCTTACTCTTGCATCATGCATCAAATCTAAACGTGCATCCATTTCAAGGCATAAAGAATTCAATGTCCTTACAACTTGTTTTGTGTCAGTAATAATTGCATTTTCTACATCAGGTAATTTTGCAAGATAATGACGTTCAATTTTTGAATATAAAGTTAACTCTACTCTTTTTGGGTCAATAAGTACGAATTTAAGTTGTGCCGGATGTTTTTTAAATAGCAATGAAGTAAGAATGGCATTCAATCCAACAGATTTACCCTGACCGGTTGCACCGGCAACTAGTAAATGCGGCATTTTAGTAAGGTCGGCAACAAAACTTTCATTGGCAATTGTTTTTCCAATTCCAATAGGTAACTCAAAATTATTATTCAGAAATTTATCGGATGATAAAATTGCTTTCATCGGAACAATTTCAGGTCGTTGATTAGGCACTTCAATACCAATGGTTCCTTTACCGGGAATAGGCGCAATAATTCTGATCCCAAGCGCTGAGAGACTTAAAGCAATATCGTCTTCAAGATTTTTAATTTTAGAAATACGAACACCTGCAGCCGGTATTATTTCATATAATGTTACAGTAGGTCCAATGGTTGCTTTAATTTTATCTATCTGAATAGCATAATTATTCAGTGTTGAAACAATACGGTTTTTGTTGGCTTCCAGTTCTTCTTTCTGGACACCAACACTGCTTATTTCGTAATCATCTAATAGGTCTATTGATGGAAGTTTAAAATCGCGAAGGTCGAGAGTAGGGTCGAATGTGCCTTTTTCCTTAACTAATTTTTCAGCAATTTTCTCGATATCGCTTTCTTCAATAATTTCAGCTGGTTTCTCAACAGTGAACTCAACTTCGGGGTTGGCAATCTCTTCTATCTCGTTTTTTTTATTGGATATATTGTTTTCAATTATTGGTTCTTTATTAGGAGCTTCTTCCTTTATTTTTTTTTTATTCAGGTCAAATTCTATAACAGTTTCAGCTGTTTCATTTTTTTCTTCAATTATATTTTCTATAATAGAATTTTTTTGAAAAATATTTTGTTCCACATTTTCTGTTTCTTCTGTTTCTTCTTCAGGATTTTCCTGTTTCATTTCTTGTTTTACTTTCCTGAACCATTTAAAAGAAAAGCGATAGGCAATAATTAGAAAACTTAAAAAGGCAAATATCAGGAGTAGTCCTGTTCCTGCTTTACCAAGAATGCCTTTAAGAAATATATTGGATTGATATCCAAAAATACCTCCTAATATTAAATAGGGTGCTCTGAAGGTAAATCCAAGTGCAACAGAAATCCAGATAATTGCAAAAAATGAATATTTATATGTAAGTCCAATTGGTAATAAACGTATGTTTAAAAGTAATTTTAATCCAGTTACCAGGAAGACCAAAACAAATAAAAATGAAGCAATACCAAACCACTTTTTTATAAATATCCATGCTAAGAATGATCCCATTCTACCCATCCAGTTCTCGGGTATAACACTATTGTCGAAAAGGAAAGAAGTGAATGAGCGGGAAAAGATATTATCATCTGTTTTCCATGAAATAAGATATGATGTAAATGCCAGAAATAAATATACTGATGCCAAAAGAAAGAAAAGTCCCATAACTTTATGAAATCTTTCATCTTTCAGGAATGCAAAACGTTCTGGAGCTGCTTCTACTTTTACCGTAGTTTTTTTAGATTTAACCTTAGGATTATTTTTTTTCTTTTCAGGTTTTTCTGTTTCGGTATTAGTTTGCTCTTCGTTCTTTAATGTGTTCTTTTTGAATTTGTCTTTTACGTCTGCCATTTATTTTACCTCTCAGGTGTGCAAAAGTAAAAAAATACTTAAATAGAAAACAGATATTATTGATATTCTTATAAACAAAAAATCCCCCATAGGAGGGGGATTTGAAAAAGCAGAAAATAGAATTACATACCTAATTGTTTTTTTAGTTCTTCTTCTGTTACTTCTTTATAATCACTAGGTATCA from Bacteroidales bacterium encodes the following:
- a CDS encoding DNA translocase FtsK codes for the protein MADVKDKFKKNTLKNEEQTNTETEKPEKKKNNPKVKSKKTTVKVEAAPERFAFLKDERFHKVMGLFFLLASVYLFLAFTSYLISWKTDDNIFSRSFTSFLFDNSVIPENWMGRMGSFLAWIFIKKWFGIASFLFVLVFLVTGLKLLLNIRLLPIGLTYKYSFFAIIWISVALGFTFRAPYLILGGIFGYQSNIFLKGILGKAGTGLLLIFAFLSFLIIAYRFSFKWFRKVKQEMKQENPEEETEETENVEQNIFQKNSIIENIIEEKNETAETVIEFDLNKKKIKEEAPNKEPIIENNISNKKNEIEEIANPEVEFTVEKPAEIIEESDIEKIAEKLVKEKGTFDPTLDLRDFKLPSIDLLDDYEISSVGVQKEELEANKNRIVSTLNNYAIQIDKIKATIGPTVTLYEIIPAAGVRISKIKNLEDDIALSLSALGIRIIAPIPGKGTIGIEVPNQRPEIVPMKAILSSDKFLNNNFELPIGIGKTIANESFVADLTKMPHLLVAGATGQGKSVGLNAILTSLLFKKHPAQLKFVLIDPKRVELTLYSKIERHYLAKLPDVENAIITDTKQVVRTLNSLCLEMDARLDLMHDARVRNIKEYNEKFIGRKLNPEEGHRFLPYIVLVVDEFADLIITAGREVETPITRLAQLARAIGIHLIIATQRPSVNIITGTIKANFPARLAFRVISKIDSRTILDTGGADQLIGRGDMLLSTGSDLIRLQCAFVDTHEVERITEFIGSQRGYPNAFSLPEFNEENGEEPNKNMDPSERDELFEEAAHIIVSHQQGSTSLLQRKLKLGYNRAGRIVDQLEAVGIIGPFEGSKAREVKIKDLEHLEQFLKCL
- a CDS encoding outer membrane lipoprotein carrier protein LolA; its protein translation is MKSLKNFAIIFSIIFFCSNNIFAQEDTKAKPILDAVSAKMKSYTSMKIGFSYNMTNTKTNVNETKTGVIQVKGNKYRLEIGGQIVFCNGTTVWTYIEDDNEVNINNVSTQEDAANPTTILNNYSTNFKPKFIKETVQLGKTLQIIDLVPIKTKSYYKVRLYIDNTLKQIVSTVIYDKNGSTYSYTVTSFVTNVAMNDSIFIFNKADYPDVEENDMR